A region of the Chryseobacterium gotjawalense genome:
GGCATCAGTTACATTTTTAAAATTGGTTGGAAAATATACATGCTCCGCAATATTCTCATTTTCGTTTCCTGCGGCTTTCACCAAAAGAACTCCTTTTGATTCAGCATATTTAAAGGCATCCCAAACGAACTCTTTCCCTGGAGAAACCGGTTTTCCAAAACTCATATTCAATATTTTTGCGCCATTATCTACCGCATATCGTATCGCATTGGCAACATCTTTATCTCTTTCATCTCCATTTGGAACTGCACGTACAGTCATTATTTTCGCCGTTTTATAGCCTACTCCATATTGCACTTCACTGCCCTGCGGCGTACCTGCGATAATTCCGGCAACGTGGGTTCCGTGCTGAGCGTCAGGACCTTTGTAGTGATTATTCCCATATTTTTTTTCTGAATAATCGTCATAGTGATCACCAACAACTGAAGCTCTGGGATCATAATCTAAATTATACTGTTTCAGGGCCTGTGGCTCGTAGTAATCTAATGCTTCTTTCATCTGAGCGGTTAAAAACTTCTGAACTTCAGCCGGAGATTTACCGGCAACAGAAGGATCTCTGCTAACTTGCCCTAAAACAGAAGCTGCCATCGCTTGCTCAGGAGTAGTTGGCTTAATTGCCCCCACCACTTCCGGCGTTAGATTTTGACCGTTAAGCATTGCAATCATCGACGGAACCATGTCGGAAATTCTCTTATACGTTTCGTAATTCTGCTTTGCTTCAATGCTTTTTTTGGTGAAAATTTCTTTCGACTTCATGTACATATCAAAATCCGCAGGCATTTTTGCCTGATTGGCTTTATTCTGTACAGAATTGGCACCTTCGAAAATCGGTTGGTATTTTTTAACAACACGGGTTACTTCCATATTATCGACATCGATATCACCGTTTTTTCCGCCGATGAAATTCCAGCCATAAATATCATCGATATATCCGTTTCCGTCATCATCGATTCCATTACCCGGAATTTCGTTGACATTAACCCACCTGTTTTTGATCAGACCGGGATGCTCAACATCTACTCCGCTGTCTAAAACCCCGACAATTACTGATTTCGGTTTTAAACCTTTGGATTCTAAATACTTATACGCATTTTGGGTATTGACTCCATAAATATTGCCTGACGCAAAATCCTGATGATACCAGGTCATCAGATTTTTATCCTTGATCGGATCTAAAGGAGCAGTTGCCTGCTGCGCAAATGATAAAACGCCTGTCATAAAACAAGCTGCAATTAATATCTTTTTCATATTATTTCTGTTTAATGGTTCTGATATAGGTCATCGATTCCGGGCCTTTGTTACAAATAAGGTCAATGATTGACAGGTCTTCTAAGAAACCATACTTATCTGAAAAAGACTGATAGTAGTCTTCCATCTGATAAGCGGTTTCTGATTTTGCTGAAAACTGATCTCTGTAATTGAGCATCGAAGGTTCTTTGAAGAACTCACTATTCAAAGAATATGCCTTTTCTGTTTTCAGAATTTTCTGAATCACTTTTAAGGCGTTAAGATTAAATTCTATTAATGAAGTGGACTTAAATTTAAAGATTTCTTCGAGCTGATCTTCATAATAGTCAAAATAAGGCGAAGTCTGGTAAGCGGTTTTTATGGATTTCCAGTGAAGTTGCTGCCATTTTTCGCGGGTAGAAGTCTGTATTTCTTTTAATAGTCTTGTTCCGTTGTGATTCATCGGAATAATCAAAGACAGTTTACCGTTGGCGCCATAAATATTGGCTCTGTTCCGGTAAGTCTGCTTGGGGAAATGCTCATACCGTTCGAAAATGATCTGGGCATCTTCCTGCAAAAAAACAGAGAACCATGAAATTGGCGGAAGGTAAAATATAGGTAATAAAATAGGCATTGCTCAATACTAAATTTTAGATAAAACATGAAATACCGCTTCGTTTCCGGATAAAAGACAAAACGATGATTCGATAAAAATTAAACGTACTCCTTTAAAATCGCAGTCTATTTCTACGATGTACAAATTTCTGATCGGGAACGGAACCCCTAGCCCCGATGGAAGCGGCATCCCCCGAATCTGCGGCAGCAGTGAGGGGATACAGCGGACAGCGGGAAACAGCTCCCAAAAACATTACTGCTCTTCTTCTTTCTTTTTAAAGAATTTCATAATGAAATCCCAGCCGAAAAACAATCCAAGAATCAAGACCGCAACCCACCAGTAAGAGGTTTTGTGCAGTTCGCCGGTATTGGTCGCTTTGAACATTCTGTCCCACCGGATTTTGGTGTCTGCCTGATAAGAAGAGCCGCCGTCCTTGAACAGTCCCTGAACGCTCAGCCAGGTAAACATGGGGGATCCCACGATATTTTCTTCCGGAACAAAGCCGAAAAACCGCGCATCCAGAGACGCATCCCGGTTATCACCAATCATCATGTAATAATCCTGCTGAATTGTATATTGGGTGGCTTCTTTACCGTCGATAAAGATCTTTCCGTCTTTATTTTCCAGATGATGGTGTTCATATTCTGAAATAATCCACTGATATTCGGGTAAAGTGTCCTGATTTAAAGTTACGACATCGCCTTTTTTCGGGATTCTCAGCGGACCGTACCAATCCTGATTCCATTTTTTATTAATGGGGAAAATCGATTGGGTGGTATCGATGTTTTTGGTATAGGCATCTCTGGCCGCATTTGCTTTATAAGAAACCGCTGCGGAATCTTTTTCCCAAATATGTTCTTTGAGGTCGATAATCTGTGGAAGGGCTTTTATTTCTCTTGCGGTCTGATCGGTTAATCCCTGGAAATCATACATGAAACCGTTCTGCGTCTGGATTTCCTGAACCGGTAAAAAGCCATAAGTTCTATACAGTGCCGGAATATCCAGCTGGCTCCCTGTGGTCGCGATGTACTTATGCTGCAACTGCTGGTCTCCTAAAATCACTTCGGGTTTTCCATTAATGAAAAGTCGGCCGGCTCTCATCTCCAGAACGTCTCCGGCGACGGCGACACATCTTTTCACGTAAGGATCTTTCCGGTCAATGGCCGTGTGCACAGAATCCTGAGGATAATTGAACACCACGATATCGTGTCTCTGCGGTTTCTTTAACTGCAAAATCCTGCTGTAAGGAAGTTTAATCGCGTCTACATACGATTTTGGATCATCTTTTGGGTTTCCCTTTTGTCCCGTATCCATAATGGTTCCCTGCAGGAATGGCAGTGCAACTGGTCGCATCGGCATTCTGAAACCGTAAGACCATTTATTTACAAATAAGAAATCTCCGACCAAAAGTGTTCTTTCCATAGAACCGGTCGGAATCCCAAAAGGTTGGGTAAAGAATACGTGAATAATGGTGGCAAAAACAACCGCAAAGGTTATAGAACCGGTAAAAGTATCTTTCTTTTTCGAAGCTAATTCTTCTTCTGTCAAATACAAATCGTCTTCTTTCTCCACTTCGGGATCTTTCGAATAATTGACCGTGGCCATATAGATAAACGGAAGCAGGATCGTCAACAAAGTCTGTACAAAAGACTTTTTGCCGAAATGCCTCATTAAAAACAAATGGAAAGCCGTCATCATAATCGGTCCGACAATCGGAACATACGATAAGATCACCCACCATTTTGAATGCTCAGTTTCTTTTAAGACAATGAAGTAATTATAAAACGGAACAAACGCAAAAAGCGGATTGTAACCCATTTTCTTGAAAAGTTTCCACGTAGAAATCCCCATCAGTAAAGAGAGGATGACGACGTAAATCGAATAGGTAAGAAAGTAATTCATAGTTTATTGCTTATCACTATTAGTTTAGTGTATTTCAAAATTGTTACAGGTTCATGAGTAATGCGTGATAAGTAATGGGTAATTGCTTATTGCGTATTACCTATTACTTATTGAAAAGAACATCATTCATGGTGAAATTTCCTGTTTTACCGATAATCCATTCAGCGGCAACTAAGGCTCCTACTGCAAAACCATTCCGGTTGAAAGCGGTATGTTTGATTTCGATCTCGTCAACATCGCTTTTGTAGTAAACGCTGTGCGTGCCGGGAACTTCATCCTGACGAATGGCAAAAATACCGAGTTCTTTGTTTTGGGTTTCATCGAGTTTCCAGGCGTCGAATCTTTTGTCATTTTTAATGATTCCTTCGGCGAGGGAAATAGCAGTTCCACTGGGTGCGTCTTTTTTGTGGGTATGGTGAATTTCTTCCAGCTGCACACTGTATTCGGAAAAATCCTTCATCAGACTGGCCAGTTTTTCGTTCAACGCAAAAAACAAATTAACGCCCAACGAAAAATTAGACCCATATAAAAAAGCGGTATCATTTTGTAGCGCAATTTCCTCGATTTCCGGTTTTTGATCGAGCCAGCCGGTCGTTCCGCAGATCACAGGGATTTTATTTTCCAGGCAGATTTTAATATTGTTAAAAGCGGCTTCAGGATTAGAAAATTCGATTACTACATCAGGATTATTGAGGTTCTCAGAAGTAGGAGTTTCGCTTAACCGCGCTACAATTTCGTGACCTCTTTTGGTGGCAATCTCATCAATGATATGGCCCATTTTTCCGTAACCAACAAGTGCTATTTTCATATTTTTTGTAACGCAATGCGTTTTATTATTAAATGAATGATCTATTGTAGATCAAACCTTATTTTACTTAAATCTACATCTACAGTTTTCAACGACAAAGTTTGCAAAAGATTTCTTTAAAAAAGAGTCAAATAAAAGTTTACAAAATGAAAATCCAAAGATTACCCTCCTTTAGGGACTTTAAAAATTGTCTTTTTTACTTCCGGTTCTTTTCCATAAAATCTTTTGTGACTTTCTGGTTTTAAAAATTTTATTTTTAGTAACCTCCTTTTTTTGGAGTAATTTACCTTTAATTAAAAATTATAACTTAAACTCAAACCGGCTTTAGAATTCATCTTTCCGAATTCATCAAAAATAACGGTAGGTTTTAAGGCCAGATCAGGATCATGTCTTCCTTCATACAACTGTGCATCTACGACTGCATCTACAATATTCAGGATATACACCAAACCGGTAATGGCGATCGCGTAATCACGCTGTCTTTTTGCACGGTCCTGCGTTCTGCCCAGAACTTCTTTGGTAACACCGGGAATATTCGAGAATTCATGCTTTTGACCGTTTAATTCCGCGACAAAAGCATCTCTGTAACGGTTGTACTGTTTTTGATTCCAAAGAGTAACCCCAACTCCGGTGCCGATACCGCCCCAAACGATGGGGATTTTCCAGTATTTCTTATTGTAATACTGCCCTAATCCCGGAAGGATTGCGGAATACAAACCTGCTTTGGTAGGATTAAACTTCATTACACCGGCAGGCGCATTGGCATTTTTAATAGTGGTAAGTACCTCTATTTCAGAAGGAACCTGTTTTGCAGAAACCGAATCTGTTGGATAATTTTCAACACGGATGGTGTCTTTCGGACTGATCTGCGCGAAAGTCATCATTGAAAATAAAACCAGAAATAGTACCGTAAGTTTTTGCATTATTTAAAGTGTGCCAGAATTTGTTCTAACTCTTCTTCATTTTTGAAATCGAGAACGATTTTTCCTTTTTTGCCGTTGGCAGCTGTTTTTATTTCTACTTTAACCGCCAGAATATCGGCTAAATTTTTCTCCACTTTTTTGAAATGATTCGGCAGCTGTGTTTTCGATTTCTTAACTTCCTCCTTGGGATTCTTCAATAAATTGGCTTCCTGCTCGGTTTGGCGGACACTTAAGTTATTTTTTAAAATCTTATCAAAAAGTTCCTTTTGTTTTTCCTCCTCTTCTACACTGATGATGGCGCGGCCATGTCCGGCAGAAATCTCACCACTCCGGATGGCGTTCTGAAAATCGGGATTCAAACGCAGCAAACGGATCGAATTGGTAATGGTACTTCGTTCCTTTCCTACCCGCTGACTTAAATTCTCCTGTGTCATTCCGATTTCCTCCAGCAATCTTTGGTAAGTGAGCGCAATTTCGATAGCGTCTAAATCTTCTCTCTGAATATTTTCAACCAAAGCCATTTCAAGCAGTTCCTGATCATTCACCAGGCGGATATAAGCTGGAACGCTTTTTAAACCGGCAATTTTACTGGCCCGGAAACGTCTTTCCCCAGAAATAATTTCAAATCTGTTACCTTCTTTTCTTAAAGTAATCGGCTGTATAACGCCTAAAGTTTTGATGGACTGCGCCAGATCATTCAGTGCTTTTTCATCAAAATAAGTTCGGGGCTGCGTGGTATTCGGATCAATATCTTCTAAAAAGACCTCCATAATATTGCCGACAAATTTGTCTGCACCTTCATCGGTAGCGGAGTTGACAGTGGCTTTTGATTCGGCGCTCAAAATCGCACCCAATCCACGTCCCATTGCTCTTTTCTTGTCTTTCATTTTTAAAATATTTTCTTGATTTTTAAAGTTTAAATAAAATCAACCCTTAAAAATCATTTCTTAGTTACTAATTAAATTTTCGTTTTTCAGTAAAACTTCCTCAGCCAACTGAAGATACTGGATCGCTCCTTTGCTTTCTGCGTCATAATTCAAAATGCTTTCGCCGAAACTTGGTGCTTCACTTAAACGGACATTTCTGCTGATAATTGTTTCAAAAACCATTTCCGGGAAATGAAGGTGAACTTCTTCTACGACCTGATTTGATAATCTTAAACGGGAATCGAACATGGTCAGCAGCAAACCTTCAATATCCAAATCTTTGTTATGAATTTTTTGAACATTTTTAATCGTGTTCAGCAATTTACCCAAACCTTCCAGCGCAAAGTATTCACACTGAATGGGGATAATCACCGAATCCGCTGCTGTGAGGGCATTTACTGTAATCAATCCCAAACTTGGTGCGCAGTCGATAATGATATAATCATAATTCGCTTTGATAGACTGCAATGCTTTTTTGAGCATATACTCCCGGTTTTCACGATCGACCAATTCAATCTCAGCAGCCACCAAATCAATATGCGACGGAATAATATCCAAATTGGGAGAAGCTGTTTTCTGAATACATTTTTCAACTTCTACACTGTGTTCCAACAGGTGATAGGTAGAAAAAGTAGCATCTTCAATCCCTAATCCTGAAGTTGCATTTGCTTGGGGATCTGCATCGATAATCAGAATTTTCTTTTCCAAAACTCCCAGTGCTGCAGCGAGATTTACCGCAGTAGTGGTTTTACCTACGCCGCCTTTTTGATTAGCGATCCCTATGATTTTAGCCATTATATAAAAATTTAATTCCCAAAAATACACTTTTTTCTGATTTTTAAATGATTCCCAAACCCCTGAATAAAGTTAAAGTACTATAAATTAATAGTTTAGCCCTAAATAAAATTATCCACAAAACGAGGTATTTTGTGGATAAGTCTGATCTTTTTTGGTTAACTGCCTGTTTATTCGAACTGCATAGAAATTGGGAATTTGAAGTAACTTCTCACATTCTCGCCATTTAACTTTGCAGGCACCCATTTTCCTTTGACGGATTTAATGGTTTTTATTGCTTCACGGTTGAAATCCGCATTAGCTCCGGAAGCTTTCACTTCGCTGATAGAACCATCTTTTTCAACAATGAAAACAATGGTTGTTTTTAAAACTTCACCAGTTCCGTCGATTGCAGAACCGTCAAACTGATTCACCACTTTATTTCTGAAGGCGTTGATTCCACCCATAAAATTGGCTTCCACATCGACTGTTGTTTTGGGTGAATTATCGACCGGTTTTGGAACGCTCATTTCCGAACCTTTCACCGGAACATCCTGAACCGCAGGCGGCGTATAAGTAGTAACAGGCGGATCACCAATAATATCCTGAGTTCCCGGAACAGCATTGATATAATCCGATTGCTTAGGCATTACTTTCTCCACCGGCGGATTTTTTGCCGGAGTCGGAACAGTCGAATCTAATGTATTCACAGGTTTCTGAACCGGAGGAGTTACGGGAGCAGCTACCGGAGGTTTTTCTGCTCTTTCCACCTGTTTCATAATATAGGGTGGCGGAATTTCATCAGTGATTATTTTCCCTGTTGTTTTAAAAGCGTTAACCACTAAAGGGGAAATTGCCATCACCGCAAAAACGCCTATTCCGATCAACATCGATTTTGTTAAAATATGATCTGCTTCATTTCTTAAAACATAAGCGCCATAGTTCTTGTTTCGGTGTTCGAAAAGAATTTCATTCAATTGAAATTCTTTGTTTTGGAGTAAATTTCTCATCACAATATTATTTTAATGGGTTAAAGGCAAAAATCAAATTACGATTATTAATTTAATACACTATCGTATTCAATGATTAGTTTTTATCAAAATACAAGCCAATTTTTTAACAATAAATAAAAGAAACCATTCAAAACATAACAGATAAATAATTTTAACCTACCAACAACAAAACCACCCTTTGCAGAGTGGTTTTTACTTTATATTTTTCAGAAATTTATCTAATACACTTAAAATAATTCTTTCCGGATAATATTCTGACTTCTTTCAGGACCGACTGAAACAAGGTAAACATTGATTCCCAAATGGTTTTCAATGAATTTAATATACTTTTTGGCATTTTCCGGAAGCTCATCATAACTGCGGACTTTGGTAATATCCTCATCCCAACCTTCCAGTTCTTCGTACATCGGTTCGTAATTATAGAGCTTCGTGGTGGAAGAAGTAAAATAATCGATGATTTT
Encoded here:
- a CDS encoding S8 family serine peptidase, whose protein sequence is MKKILIAACFMTGVLSFAQQATAPLDPIKDKNLMTWYHQDFASGNIYGVNTQNAYKYLESKGLKPKSVIVGVLDSGVDVEHPGLIKNRWVNVNEIPGNGIDDDGNGYIDDIYGWNFIGGKNGDIDVDNMEVTRVVKKYQPIFEGANSVQNKANQAKMPADFDMYMKSKEIFTKKSIEAKQNYETYKRISDMVPSMIAMLNGQNLTPEVVGAIKPTTPEQAMAASVLGQVSRDPSVAGKSPAEVQKFLTAQMKEALDYYEPQALKQYNLDYDPRASVVGDHYDDYSEKKYGNNHYKGPDAQHGTHVAGIIAGTPQGSEVQYGVGYKTAKIMTVRAVPNGDERDKDVANAIRYAVDNGAKILNMSFGKPVSPGKEFVWDAFKYAESKGVLLVKAAGNENENIAEHVYFPTNFKNVTDAQPFISNMIVVGASTNDNEFLRADFSNYNKKMVNVFAPGDKIYSTVPDGKYEYLQGTSMASPVVAGAASVLLAYMPNLTPAQMIEALVKTSNKSSVNAMINSNTNNRFDLISEAGGVIDVRKAAEYAYTNFYKPSAHSVPSKVKPSAVKKKTVKR
- a CDS encoding WbqC family protein; the encoded protein is MPILLPIFYLPPISWFSVFLQEDAQIIFERYEHFPKQTYRNRANIYGANGKLSLIIPMNHNGTRLLKEIQTSTREKWQQLHWKSIKTAYQTSPYFDYYEDQLEEIFKFKSTSLIEFNLNALKVIQKILKTEKAYSLNSEFFKEPSMLNYRDQFSAKSETAYQMEDYYQSFSDKYGFLEDLSIIDLICNKGPESMTYIRTIKQK
- the lepB gene encoding signal peptidase I, which produces MNYFLTYSIYVVILSLLMGISTWKLFKKMGYNPLFAFVPFYNYFIVLKETEHSKWWVILSYVPIVGPIMMTAFHLFLMRHFGKKSFVQTLLTILLPFIYMATVNYSKDPEVEKEDDLYLTEEELASKKKDTFTGSITFAVVFATIIHVFFTQPFGIPTGSMERTLLVGDFLFVNKWSYGFRMPMRPVALPFLQGTIMDTGQKGNPKDDPKSYVDAIKLPYSRILQLKKPQRHDIVVFNYPQDSVHTAIDRKDPYVKRCVAVAGDVLEMRAGRLFINGKPEVILGDQQLQHKYIATTGSQLDIPALYRTYGFLPVQEIQTQNGFMYDFQGLTDQTAREIKALPQIIDLKEHIWEKDSAAVSYKANAARDAYTKNIDTTQSIFPINKKWNQDWYGPLRIPKKGDVVTLNQDTLPEYQWIISEYEHHHLENKDGKIFIDGKEATQYTIQQDYYMMIGDNRDASLDARFFGFVPEENIVGSPMFTWLSVQGLFKDGGSSYQADTKIRWDRMFKATNTGELHKTSYWWVAVLILGLFFGWDFIMKFFKKKEEEQ
- the dapB gene encoding 4-hydroxy-tetrahydrodipicolinate reductase, with amino-acid sequence MKIALVGYGKMGHIIDEIATKRGHEIVARLSETPTSENLNNPDVVIEFSNPEAAFNNIKICLENKIPVICGTTGWLDQKPEIEEIALQNDTAFLYGSNFSLGVNLFFALNEKLASLMKDFSEYSVQLEEIHHTHKKDAPSGTAISLAEGIIKNDKRFDAWKLDETQNKELGIFAIRQDEVPGTHSVYYKSDVDEIEIKHTAFNRNGFAVGALVAAEWIIGKTGNFTMNDVLFNK
- a CDS encoding DUF5683 domain-containing protein, with product MQKLTVLFLVLFSMMTFAQISPKDTIRVENYPTDSVSAKQVPSEIEVLTTIKNANAPAGVMKFNPTKAGLYSAILPGLGQYYNKKYWKIPIVWGGIGTGVGVTLWNQKQYNRYRDAFVAELNGQKHEFSNIPGVTKEVLGRTQDRAKRQRDYAIAITGLVYILNIVDAVVDAQLYEGRHDPDLALKPTVIFDEFGKMNSKAGLSLSYNF
- a CDS encoding ParB/RepB/Spo0J family partition protein, whose product is MKDKKRAMGRGLGAILSAESKATVNSATDEGADKFVGNIMEVFLEDIDPNTTQPRTYFDEKALNDLAQSIKTLGVIQPITLRKEGNRFEIISGERRFRASKIAGLKSVPAYIRLVNDQELLEMALVENIQREDLDAIEIALTYQRLLEEIGMTQENLSQRVGKERSTITNSIRLLRLNPDFQNAIRSGEISAGHGRAIISVEEEEKQKELFDKILKNNLSVRQTEQEANLLKNPKEEVKKSKTQLPNHFKKVEKNLADILAVKVEIKTAANGKKGKIVLDFKNEEELEQILAHFK
- a CDS encoding ParA family protein; amino-acid sequence: MAKIIGIANQKGGVGKTTTAVNLAAALGVLEKKILIIDADPQANATSGLGIEDATFSTYHLLEHSVEVEKCIQKTASPNLDIIPSHIDLVAAEIELVDRENREYMLKKALQSIKANYDYIIIDCAPSLGLITVNALTAADSVIIPIQCEYFALEGLGKLLNTIKNVQKIHNKDLDIEGLLLTMFDSRLRLSNQVVEEVHLHFPEMVFETIISRNVRLSEAPSFGESILNYDAESKGAIQYLQLAEEVLLKNENLISN
- a CDS encoding energy transducer TonB → MRNLLQNKEFQLNEILFEHRNKNYGAYVLRNEADHILTKSMLIGIGVFAVMAISPLVVNAFKTTGKIITDEIPPPYIMKQVERAEKPPVAAPVTPPVQKPVNTLDSTVPTPAKNPPVEKVMPKQSDYINAVPGTQDIIGDPPVTTYTPPAVQDVPVKGSEMSVPKPVDNSPKTTVDVEANFMGGINAFRNKVVNQFDGSAIDGTGEVLKTTIVFIVEKDGSISEVKASGANADFNREAIKTIKSVKGKWVPAKLNGENVRSYFKFPISMQFE